The genomic window TATTGGTATGAAAAATTTCTCTTCTTTCGGTCAATATTTTATGTCCATAAGCTTGATGTCCGACATCCCAAACCAATAAATCATCTGGAGTATTAAAAACATAATGTAATGCAATTGTCAGTTCAATTACACCTAAACTAGCGCCCAAATGACCTTCTTTTACAGAAACCACATCTATAATAAATTGACGAAGTTCTTGAGCAACCTCAGTAAGCTGCTCTTCTTTTAAAAGACGTAAATCGGCGGGATTGTATATGTTTGAAAGTAAATCGCTTTTCATTATAAGGTAAAAAGCAAATTTACGGTTTTAAATTTAATTTATCTGTGAGTATTATTTTAGAAGTATAGGCACAGAATACTGCATTCTGACCTTTTTTCCATTCGATTCACCTGGCTGCCATTTCGGACATAAGTTTAAAACCCTTATAATTTCTTTTTCTAAAGGCTCTTCAACAGCCGGCGAACATTCAATAAATGAAACGCTTCCATTTTTTTCTATCGCAAAGGCGAGGGTAAAGTTGAGTTTCCAGTAATTTACATTTTCTGGTTTTTTATATTCTTTCATGAAGAAAGTATGAAATTGATCAATACCGCCAGGAAATTCGGCATTTGTATTCGAAAGGGGTTTTAGAGCTGAAGAAACATCATCTTTTTTTACTTTATCAGATTTTGAAGAT from Flavobacterium fluviale includes these protein-coding regions:
- a CDS encoding energy transducer TonB, with the translated sequence MKIKHKITTYINHKLFLPTLYVVMAVVFFGCQNKENKQQEIKNIEAHKDTLTAQPEVLDAAAISTKKSDQAPSDLSKIEQLNIKKTTTIASREVDEKSSKSDKVKKDDVSSALKPLSNTNAEFPGGIDQFHTFFMKEYKKPENVNYWKLNFTLAFAIEKNGSVSFIECSPAVEEPLEKEIIRVLNLCPKWQPGESNGKKVRMQYSVPILLK